The Primulina huaijiensis isolate GDHJ02 chromosome 12, ASM1229523v2, whole genome shotgun sequence genome has a window encoding:
- the LOC140989273 gene encoding ELF3-like protein 2 produces MVEMKRGKDEGPMFPRLHLNDTEKGGPRAPPRNKMALYEQLSIPSKRFSHTVLSHNRNGITPNSVPHLSQPSRLMFEKQYIQDSELSSPLTQIELRKKLDEDDFAIPISTNSRSSQVNNREKATPFNTYYFNHPLKISKADKHGVIGHLPRQEGQFHKEGYSQESVVGPNQFVKPVSNSSIVEKTEEPLKRPYPSSSLEPGNSHSNRINLPELAEAQPASGIHSAVTVSRECTSALTKSKCSISSRAFQSGDHNIVHDGESREDGPCGSLRMGNFDRGESMSETSIVDALFGPDITPDDVVGIIGQRHFWKARRTITNQQRIFACQIFELHRLIKVQKGIALSPYLVEDNVASSEKPIEPAVPPKTLPMDNPNVVLPNVSKGESVKPSDKIELMVQKSVGKPSISATQTGGNYSHASSISSKHTPPESGALNRTQPHGHQWLIPLMSPSEGLVYKPHPGNSFVFSVYGGYNVPPESNPATGSFSTSTFGIPLQHSTFPSPVPQGYFPPYCMPIMTKAFSGSSVEQTNVPSIANQRSTRETNSSIQHDATNMDATKDIEVQCISSIVPSESLQGSGDMKSRHVLPLFLLSPTPTIDASPNSSPHHPQPERPPAARVIKVVPLHSESASESAARIFRSIQEERRRHDSSM; encoded by the exons ATGGTGGAGATGAAGAGAGGCAAAGACGAGGGACCTATGTTTCCAAGGCTTCATTTGAATGATACAGAGAAAGGAGGGCCAAGAGCACCTCCAAGGAACAAGATGGCTCTCTACGAGCAGCTCAGCATCCCTTCTAAGAGATTCAGTCATACAGTTCTGTCCCATAATCGGAATGGTATCACTCCAAATTCAGTGCCTCATCTGAGCCAG CCTTCCAGACTAATGTTTGAGAAGCAGTATATCCAGGATTCTGAGTTGAGCTCTCCGTTAACACAAATAGAGCTGAGAAAAAAATTGGATGAAGATGACTTTGCCATTCCAATTTCCACAAATTCCAGGTCAAGTCAAGTAAATAACAGAGAAAAGGCAACTCCATTCAATACCTATTATTTTAATCACccattgaaaatttcaaaagcAGACAAGCATGGTGTGATTGGACACTTACCAAGGCAAGAAGGACAATTCCACAAGGAAGGGTATTCACAAGAGTCTGTTGTTGGTCCGAATCAATTCGTTAAACCTGTCTCAAATTCATCAATAGTTGAGAAGACTGAAGAACCGCTGAAGCGGCCTTATCCTTCTTCAAGTCTTGAACCAGGAAATAGTCATTCTAATCGTATCAACTTGCCAGAGCTTGCCGAAGCACAACCTGCCAGTGGAATCCATAGTGCTGTGACTGTCTCGAGGGAGTGTACATCGGCCTTGACTAAAAGCAAGTGTTCTATTTCATCTAGGGCTTTTCAGTCAGGAGATCATAATATTGTACATGATGGAGAATCTAGAGAAGATGGGCCTTGTGGATCGCTGCGGATGGGTAATTTCGACAGGGGTGAAAGTATGTCTGAAACATCAATTGTTGATGCTCTATTTGGACCGGATATAACACCTGACGATGTTGTGGGAATAATAGGTCAGAGACACTTTTGGAAAGCAAGAAGAACTATTACTAA CCAACAACGAATTTTTGCTTGTCAAATATTCGAGTTGCATAGACTGATAAAG GTTCAGAAAGGCATTGCTTTATCACCTTATCTTGTCGAGGACAACGTTGCTTCTTCAGAAAAACCTATAGAACCCGCTGTACCTCCCAAGACTCTCCCAATGGATAACCCCAATGTGGTGCTTCCGAATGTTTCCAAAGGCGAATCAGTGAAACCAAGCGACAAGATCGAACTCATGGTCCAAAAGTCCGTGGGAAAACCCTCTATATCCGCTACTCAAACTGGTGGAAATTACTCTCACGCGTCATCCATTAGTAGTAAACATACCCCCCCTGAATCGGGGGCTTTGAATCGAACTCAACCACATGGACACCAGTGGTTGATCCCATTGATGTCTCCTTCCGAAGGACTTGTTTACAAGCCACACCCAGGAAATAGTTTTGTTTTCTCCGTTTATGGAGGATATAACGTCCCTCCGGAATCAAATCCAGCAACTGGTAGTTTTTCGACTTCCACATTTGGAATCCCGCTTCAACATTCAACTTTCCCTTCCCCCGTTCCTCAAGGCTACTTCCCTCCATACTGCATGCCAATCATGACTAAAGCATTTTCAGGCTCGTCTGTCGAGCAAACCAACGTCCCTTCTATTGCCAATCAACGATCCACCCGAGAAACGAATTCAAGCATCCAACATGATGCGACTAACATGGATGCGACCAAAGATATTGAAGTACAATGCATCTCGTCAATTGTCCCCAGTGAGAGTCTGCAAGGCAGCGGGGACATGAAATCAAGACACGTGCTTCCACTTTTTCTGCTGTCTCCAACTCCAACCATTGATGCCTCCCCTAACTCTAGCCCTCACCATCCTCAGCCGGAACGCCCTCCTGCAGCACGAGTCATTAAGGTTGTTCCTCTGCATTCCGAGTCTGCTTCTGAATCTGCTGCAAGAATTTTTCGATCCATACAAGAGGAAAGAAGGCGGCATGACTCTTCTATGTGA
- the LOC140990406 gene encoding zinc finger CCCH domain-containing protein 23-like — protein sequence MMMMIGDRVRLHPTVQIPSWDYPFAEDPAAHVHSPVTHNVDVLQYEKALSALQRYLPSNKEDVVAEEDGDSDDFDFPVDAFSCDNFRMFEFKVKKCTRARPHDWTECPYAHPGEKARRRDPRKYHYSGSACPDFRKGACRSGDGCEYAHGVFECWLHPARYRTEPCKDGTHCRRRVCFFAHTPDQLRVLPHSSPDASPGRLGCGSPGQPEYCGPFGYSPKSSPYSPPPSPRTLSPPLSPSVAALSQLTESVRCLRISKPNLGTGMGSPSWGLQLGSGFGSPRSPNTHRVGFMSLPTTPIRPRIPTAFDIWETSREEEPVMERVESGRHLRERIYAKLSKENSLDRVDPILGFQNP from the coding sequence atgatgatgatgatcgGAGATCGAGTTCGCCTTCATCCCACCGTCCAAATTCCGTCTTGGGATTACCCTTTCGCCGAAGATCCGGCGGCCCACGTTCACTCCCCTGTTACACACAATGTTGATGTTTTGCAGTACGAGAAAGCTTTGTCGGCTTTGCAGCGCTACCTGCCCTCCAACAAGGAGGATGTCGTGGCGGAAGAGGATGGAGATTCAGACGATTTCGACTTCCCGGTGGACGCGTTTTCCTGCGACAATTTCCGGATGTTTGAGTTTAAGGTGAAGAAATGCACGCGTGCGAGGCCGCATGACTGGACGGAATGTCCGTACGCGCACCCTGGAGAGAAGGCCCGCCGCCGGGACCCACGGAAGTACCATTACTCTGGGAGCGCGTGCCCTGATTTCAGGAAGGGCGCGTGTAGGAGTGGCGACGGCTGTGAATACGCGCACGGCGTGTTCGAGTGCTGGCTTCATCCGGCACGCTATCGCACGGAGCCATGCAAGGATGGGACTCACTGCCGGCGGCGCGTTTGTTTCTTTGCCCACACACCGGATCAGCTCCGGGTTCTGCCACACTCTAGCCCGGACGCTTCTCCCGGTCGGCTGGGGTGCGGGTCTCCGGGTCAACCCGAATACTGTGGCCCGTTCGGATATTCTCCGAAATCGTCACCATACTCCCCGCCGCCGTCCCCGAGGACTTTATCTCCGCCGCTGTCACCAAGTGTAGCAGCTCTGAGTCAACTCACTGAATCGGTTCGCTGTCTGCGGATCAGCAAACCGAATCTAGGAACGGGGATGGGGTCACCGTCGTGGGGTCTTCAGCTGGGTTCCGGTTTCGGATCTCCTCGGAGCCCGAACACCCATCGGGTCGGATTCATGAGCCTACCAACAACTCCGATCCGGCCACGGATCCCCACCGCTTTCGACATATGGGAAACTAGTCGCGAGGAAGAACCAGTCATGGAGCGAGTGGAATCAGGAAGGCACCTGCGCGAGAGAATCTACGCCAAACTGAGCAAAGAGAATTCTCTGGATCGGGTTGATCCGATACTTGGGTTCCAGAATCCGTGA
- the LOC140989876 gene encoding uncharacterized protein isoform X2 — protein MERNNGQSTNNRNGPLLLRSEPRSTTSTMSSEFVLQWGNRKRMRCMKVQTNKDSSTGSGRPMTRVSRRVIRSDLSKDPNWLQQINTEKGNGNVCVNLRQRPPSPSHRILRNSESWTGMRGHSNGVKGLASPDRSGDKIKASCSTNPNNKKNSNNNGNQQNDHHHHQGSGGSGGSGSSETAHEGKNGGFLSCNEPVAIVWPPKFVIALTSKEKEEDFMAIKGSKLPQRPKKRAKLIQRTVNLVCPGSWLCDLTLERYEVREKKVSKKRPRGLKAMGNMESDSE, from the exons ATGGAGAGGAACAATGGCCAATCCACCAATAATAGAAACGGGCCACTATTGTTGAGATCCGAGCCCAGGTCAACAACCTCTACGATGTCGTCCGAGTTCGTGCTGCAGTGGGGTAATAGGAAAAGGATGCGCTGCATGAAGGTCCAAACGAACAAGGACTCAAGCACCGGATCCGGTCGACCCATGACCCGGGTCAGTCGTCGGGTAATCAGATCGGATCTAAGCAAGGATCCGAATTGGCTTCAGCAGATAAATACAGAAAAGGGCAACGGGAATGTGTGTGTGAATCTCCGTCAACGTCCGCCGTCACCTTCTCATCGAATTTTGAG GAATTCAGAGAGTTGGACTGGTATGAGGGGACATAGCAATGGCGTGAAGGGATTGGCTTCACCGGATAGAAGTGGTGATAAGATCAAAGCTAGTTGCAGCACCAACCCCAACAATAAAAAGAATAGCAATAATAATGGTAATCAACAAAATGACCACCATCACCACCAGGGCAGTGGCGGAAGTGGTGGTTCTGGGTCATCGGAGACAGCCCATGAAGGGAAGAATGGTGGGTTTTTGTCATGTAATGAGCCTGTCGCCATAGTGTGGCCGCCCAAGTTTGTGATCGCCTTGACAAGTAAGGAAAAAGAAGAGGATTTCATGGCAATTAAAGGCTCCAAACTTCCTCAAAGGCCAAAGAAACGAGCCAAGTTAATTCAGCGCACAGTCAAT TTGGTATGCCCAGGTTCATGGTTATGCGATCTAACCCTTGAACGATACGAGGTTCGAGAGAAGAAAGTTTCCAAGAAG AGACCAAGAGGCTTGAAGGCTATGGGCAACATGGAATCAGACTCGGAGTAA
- the LOC140989695 gene encoding serine/threonine-protein kinase EDR1-like isoform X1 has product MSKVKHFLRKLHIGDHHQQTTPSLPPTSSLPSPSDLPAAVSSLADEAESSFNFFEEEFQVQLALAISVSDPAQSVDDPETAQIDAAKQISLGFSPSQSCSDFLSLRYWSSNVVNYDEQVLDGFYDVCGTSSNLVVQAKMPSLVDLEAISVLDDANYEVVLVNRAIDMELRKLEERVYFMSMEYRDLDRGLKISLLVQKMADLIVDKMGGPVNDVEDMFRRWRARNYELRMRLNAIVIPLGCLDVGHSRHRALLFKVLADRIKLPCKLVKGSYYTGTDEGAVNLIKLDNGSEFIIDLMGAPGTLIPAELPSGHHQTFGLDARHFSPVTGINKSSSTAFDQGARVKSFSSGVDGTNKTRNSKSESSSTVVNTKRKGIRRTGMIRTEPLECMIVDLNHPSRGEHELSSFPGNKKSALQGSENEDVSTSAVTAGKKSEIPRQYSTAISENCVPAREELLFKTELSPVYFTGLRLDKQIPYYGRRKRSAEGMAGQEFELESTGLQASSKTQEGEHILVKGRTDNVIANDGTATDREELNLSENREKLEIGCSDQSGADMIHNAQMNPVLNGVAEILWEDLHIGERIGIGSYGEVYRAEWNGTEVAVKKFMKQDISGDALTQFKCEVEIMLSLRHPNVVLLTGAVTQPPNMSILTELLPRGSLYKLLHRPHIHIDEQRRIKMALDVAKGMNYLHTRHPIIVHRDLKSPNLLVDKNWVVKVSDFGMSRLQHHTFLSSKSVAGTAEWMAPEVLRNEQSNEKSDVYSFGVILWELATLRVPWTELNSMQVVGAVGFQGRHLDVPPTVDPPVADIIRECWNSNAQARPSFGQIIKRLKHLRQLTVDRSERM; this is encoded by the exons ATGTCGAAGGTGAAACACTTTCTGCGGAAGCTTCACATAGGCGATCATCATCAGCAAACGACGCCGTCTCTGCCGCCGACATCTTCGTTACCATCGCCGTCAGATTTGCCAGCGGCCGTGTCGTCCTTGGCCGACGAGGCTGAAAGTAGTTTCAATTTCTTCGAGGAGGAATTTCAGGTTCAATTGGCGTTGGCAATCAGCGTGTCGGATCCGGCGCAAAGTGTCGATGACCCGGAAACCGCTCAGATCGACGCTGCTAAGCAGATTAGCCTCGGATTTTCTCCTTCTCAGAGCTGCTCAGACTTTTTATCTCTACGATATTGG AGCTCCAATGTTGTCAATTACGACGAACAAGTATTGGATGGATTCTATGATGTTTGTGGAACCAGTTCGAATTTGGTGGTCCAGGCCAAAATGCCATCACTGGTAGATCTTGAAGCAATTTCTGTTTTGGATGATGCCAATTACGAGGTTGTTTTAGTCAATCGTGCAATTGATATGGAACTCCGGAAACTTGAGGAAAGAGTGTATTTCATGTCCATGGAATACCGAGACCTTGATCGGGGCCTGAAAATAAGTTTGTTAGTTCAAAAAATGGCTGACCTTATTGTAGACAAAATGGGAGGCCCAGTTAATGACGTAGAAGACATGTTCAGAAGGTGGAGAGCAAGGAATTATGAATTGCGCATGCGTTTGAACGCAATTGTCATTCCCCTTGGCTGTCTTGATGTTGGACATTCGCGCCACAGGGCCTTACTGTTTAAG GTACTCGCTGATAGGATCAAGCTTCCTTGTAAGCTAGTCAAGGGCAGTTACTATACTGGAACTGATGAAGGAGCTGTAAACTTGATAAAATTGGATAATGGAAG CGAGTTCATTATTGATCTTATGGGTGCTCCTGGCACTCTCATCCCTGCCGAGTTACCAAGTGGCCATCATCAAACGTTTGGTTTAGATGCAAGACATTTTTCTCCTGTTACAGGGATAAACAAAAGTTCATCTACTGCATTTGACCAAGGAGCTAgagtcaaatcattttcttccGGTGTGGATGGAACTAACAAAACCAGAAATTCAAAATCAGAATCATCCTCAACTGTTGTCAACACTAAAAGGAAGGGCATTAGAAGAACCGGGATGATCCGTACTGAGCCATTGGAGTGTATGATTGTAGATCTCAATCATCCATCAAGAGGAGAACATGAACTGTCTTCATTTCCTGGAAACAAAAAGTCAGCTTTACAAGGCTCTGAAAATGAAGATGTTTCCACATCTGCTGTCACTGCTGGCAAAAAATCAGAAATTCCTAGACAATATTCTACAGCTATTTCCGAGAATTGTGTACCGGCCCGTGAAGAATTGCTGTTCAAAACTGAATTATCACCTGTTTATTTTACCGGATTACGGTTGGACAAACAAATTCCGTATTATGGCAGAAGAAAACGATCAGCTGAAGGCATGGCTGGACAAGAGTTTGAATTGGAGTCTACAGGGTTGCAGGCATCTTCCAAAACTCAAGAAGGCGAACATATTCTTGTCAAAGGCAGAACCGATAATGTGATCGCAAATGACGGTACTGCAACTGATCGTGAAGAACTTAATTTATCTGAAAACAGGGAAAAACTGGAAATAGGATGCAGTGACCAGTCAGGAGCTGACATGATTCACAATGCGCAAATGAATCCTGTGTTAAAtggagttgctgaaattttATGGGAGGATCTTCATATTGGTGAACGCATTGGTATTG GGTCATATGGGGAGGTCTATCGAGCAGAGTGGAATGGCACA GAAGTTGCTGTAAAGAAGTTTATGAAGCAAGATATATCAGGCGATGCACTCACACAATTTAAATGTGAA GTTGAAATCATGTTGAGTTTGAGACACCCTAATGTTGTTCTTCTCACGGGTGCTGTGACGCAGCCCCCAAATATGTCCATATTGACGGAATTACTTCCAAG GGGTAGTTTATATAAGCTACTTCACCGTCCACATATCCATATTGATGAACAAAGGCGAATTAAAATGGCTCTTGATGTG GCCAAGGGTATGAATTACTTGCATACTAGGCATCCCATCATTGTGCATCGAGATCTGAAGTCTCCAAATCTCCTAGTTGATAAAAACTGGGTTGTTAAG GTTTCTGATTTTGGGATGTCAAGGTTGCAGCATCACACTTTTCTATCTTCAAAATCAGTTGCGGGAACG GCAGAGTGGATGGCACCAGAAGTTCTAAGGAACGAACAGTCTAATGAAAA ATCTGACGTGTATAGTTTTGGAGTCATATTATGGGAATTAGCAACTCTTCGAGTTCcatggacagaactgaactcAATGCAAGTTGTTGGAGCTGTTGGATTCCAGGGTAGACACCTAGATGTCCCTCCTACCGTAGATCCACCAGTGGCGGATATAATAAGAGAGTGTTGGAACAG TAACGCGCAGGCGCGTCCTTCGTTTGGGCAAATAATCAAACGGCTCAAGCATCTGCGACAGCTAACGGTGGACAGATCAGAGAGAATGTAA
- the LOC140990571 gene encoding uncharacterized protein, whose translation MVNYMLMISAELENLTDLQPQDGCDDANFAYYFKLKCGNCGEVTQKETCVSLNETVSSTKGKGETHLAQKCKFCTREGTVTMISGRGRPLTQADAENGKSAPLMLFDCRGYEPLDFVFGSGWKVESIEGTAFTDVDLSGGEFVEYDEKGECPVMISNLLAVFTVVK comes from the exons ATGGTGAACTACATGTTGATGATCAGCGCGGAGCTTGAGAATCTTACTGACCTCCAGCCTCAGGACGGTTGCGATGATGCTAACTTCGCCTACTACTTCAAG CTGAAATGTGGAAACTGTGGAGAAGTGACACAGAAAGAGACTTGTGTTAGCTTGAATGAGACAGTTTCTTCTACAAAAGGCAAAGGTGAAACCCATCTTGCACAAAAG TGCAAGTTTTGTACTAGGGAAGGAACTGTGACTATGATCAGTGGCCGGGGCCGTCCTCTTACTCAGGCAGATGCTGAGAATGGAAAGTCTGCTCCTCTAATGTTATTTGACTGCAGGGGTTATGAGCCTCTGGACTTTGTATTTGGTAGCGGGTGGAAAGTTGAATCA ATCGAAGGAACCGCGTTTACAGATGTTGACTTGTCCGGAGGGGAGTTTGTTGAATATGATGAAAAGGGCGAATGCCCTGTCATGATCTCTAACCTTCTTGCAGTATTCACTGTAGTTAAGTAA
- the LOC140989695 gene encoding serine/threonine-protein kinase EDR1-like isoform X2: MSKVKHFLRKLHIGDHHQQTTPSLPPTSSLPSPSDLPAAVSSLADEAESSFNFFEEEFQVQLALAISVSDPAQSVDDPETAQIDAAKQISLGFSPSQSCSDFLSLRYWSSNVVNYDEQVLDGFYDVCGTSSNLVVQAKMPSLVDLEAISVLDDANYEVVLVNRAIDMELRKLEERVYFMSMEYRDLDRGLKISLLVQKMADLIVDKMGGPVNDVEDMFRRWRARNYELRMRLNAIVIPLGCLDVGHSRHRALLFKVLADRIKLPCKLVKGSYYTGTDEGAVNLIKLDNGSEFIIDLMGAPGTLIPAELPSGHHQTFGLDARHFSPVTGINKSSSTAFDQGARVKSFSSGVDGTNKTRNSKSESSSTVVNTKRKGIRRTGMIRTEPLECMIVDLNHPSRGEHELSSFPGNKKSALQGSENEDVSTSAVTAGKKSEIPRQYSTAISENCVPAREELLFKTELSPVYFTGLRLDKQIPYYGRRKRSAEGMAGQEFELESTGLQASSKTQEGEHILVKGRTDNVIANDGTATDREELNLSENREKLEIGCSDQSGADMIHNAQMNPVLNGVAEILWEDLHIGERIGIGSYGEVYRAEWNGTVIAVKKFMKQDISGDALTQFKCEVEIMLSLRHPNVVLLTGAVTQPPNMSILTELLPRGSLYKLLHRPHIHIDEQRRIKMALDVAKGMNYLHTRHPIIVHRDLKSPNLLVDKNWVVKVSDFGMSRLQHHTFLSSKSVAGTAEWMAPEVLRNEQSNEKSDVYSFGVILWELATLRVPWTELNSMQVVGAVGFQGRHLDVPPTVDPPVADIIRECWNSNAQARPSFGQIIKRLKHLRQLTVDRSERM, encoded by the exons ATGTCGAAGGTGAAACACTTTCTGCGGAAGCTTCACATAGGCGATCATCATCAGCAAACGACGCCGTCTCTGCCGCCGACATCTTCGTTACCATCGCCGTCAGATTTGCCAGCGGCCGTGTCGTCCTTGGCCGACGAGGCTGAAAGTAGTTTCAATTTCTTCGAGGAGGAATTTCAGGTTCAATTGGCGTTGGCAATCAGCGTGTCGGATCCGGCGCAAAGTGTCGATGACCCGGAAACCGCTCAGATCGACGCTGCTAAGCAGATTAGCCTCGGATTTTCTCCTTCTCAGAGCTGCTCAGACTTTTTATCTCTACGATATTGG AGCTCCAATGTTGTCAATTACGACGAACAAGTATTGGATGGATTCTATGATGTTTGTGGAACCAGTTCGAATTTGGTGGTCCAGGCCAAAATGCCATCACTGGTAGATCTTGAAGCAATTTCTGTTTTGGATGATGCCAATTACGAGGTTGTTTTAGTCAATCGTGCAATTGATATGGAACTCCGGAAACTTGAGGAAAGAGTGTATTTCATGTCCATGGAATACCGAGACCTTGATCGGGGCCTGAAAATAAGTTTGTTAGTTCAAAAAATGGCTGACCTTATTGTAGACAAAATGGGAGGCCCAGTTAATGACGTAGAAGACATGTTCAGAAGGTGGAGAGCAAGGAATTATGAATTGCGCATGCGTTTGAACGCAATTGTCATTCCCCTTGGCTGTCTTGATGTTGGACATTCGCGCCACAGGGCCTTACTGTTTAAG GTACTCGCTGATAGGATCAAGCTTCCTTGTAAGCTAGTCAAGGGCAGTTACTATACTGGAACTGATGAAGGAGCTGTAAACTTGATAAAATTGGATAATGGAAG CGAGTTCATTATTGATCTTATGGGTGCTCCTGGCACTCTCATCCCTGCCGAGTTACCAAGTGGCCATCATCAAACGTTTGGTTTAGATGCAAGACATTTTTCTCCTGTTACAGGGATAAACAAAAGTTCATCTACTGCATTTGACCAAGGAGCTAgagtcaaatcattttcttccGGTGTGGATGGAACTAACAAAACCAGAAATTCAAAATCAGAATCATCCTCAACTGTTGTCAACACTAAAAGGAAGGGCATTAGAAGAACCGGGATGATCCGTACTGAGCCATTGGAGTGTATGATTGTAGATCTCAATCATCCATCAAGAGGAGAACATGAACTGTCTTCATTTCCTGGAAACAAAAAGTCAGCTTTACAAGGCTCTGAAAATGAAGATGTTTCCACATCTGCTGTCACTGCTGGCAAAAAATCAGAAATTCCTAGACAATATTCTACAGCTATTTCCGAGAATTGTGTACCGGCCCGTGAAGAATTGCTGTTCAAAACTGAATTATCACCTGTTTATTTTACCGGATTACGGTTGGACAAACAAATTCCGTATTATGGCAGAAGAAAACGATCAGCTGAAGGCATGGCTGGACAAGAGTTTGAATTGGAGTCTACAGGGTTGCAGGCATCTTCCAAAACTCAAGAAGGCGAACATATTCTTGTCAAAGGCAGAACCGATAATGTGATCGCAAATGACGGTACTGCAACTGATCGTGAAGAACTTAATTTATCTGAAAACAGGGAAAAACTGGAAATAGGATGCAGTGACCAGTCAGGAGCTGACATGATTCACAATGCGCAAATGAATCCTGTGTTAAAtggagttgctgaaattttATGGGAGGATCTTCATATTGGTGAACGCATTGGTATTG GGTCATATGGGGAGGTCTATCGAGCAGAGTGGAATGGCACAGTAA TTGCTGTAAAGAAGTTTATGAAGCAAGATATATCAGGCGATGCACTCACACAATTTAAATGTGAA GTTGAAATCATGTTGAGTTTGAGACACCCTAATGTTGTTCTTCTCACGGGTGCTGTGACGCAGCCCCCAAATATGTCCATATTGACGGAATTACTTCCAAG GGGTAGTTTATATAAGCTACTTCACCGTCCACATATCCATATTGATGAACAAAGGCGAATTAAAATGGCTCTTGATGTG GCCAAGGGTATGAATTACTTGCATACTAGGCATCCCATCATTGTGCATCGAGATCTGAAGTCTCCAAATCTCCTAGTTGATAAAAACTGGGTTGTTAAG GTTTCTGATTTTGGGATGTCAAGGTTGCAGCATCACACTTTTCTATCTTCAAAATCAGTTGCGGGAACG GCAGAGTGGATGGCACCAGAAGTTCTAAGGAACGAACAGTCTAATGAAAA ATCTGACGTGTATAGTTTTGGAGTCATATTATGGGAATTAGCAACTCTTCGAGTTCcatggacagaactgaactcAATGCAAGTTGTTGGAGCTGTTGGATTCCAGGGTAGACACCTAGATGTCCCTCCTACCGTAGATCCACCAGTGGCGGATATAATAAGAGAGTGTTGGAACAG TAACGCGCAGGCGCGTCCTTCGTTTGGGCAAATAATCAAACGGCTCAAGCATCTGCGACAGCTAACGGTGGACAGATCAGAGAGAATGTAA
- the LOC140989876 gene encoding uncharacterized protein isoform X1: MERNNGQSTNNRNGPLLLRSEPRSTTSTMSSEFVLQWGNRKRMRCMKVQTNKDSSTGSGRPMTRVSRRVIRSDLSKDPNWLQQINTEKGNGNVCVNLRQRPPSPSHRILRNSESWTGMRGHSNGVKGLASPDRSGDKIKASCSTNPNNKKNSNNNGNQQNDHHHHQGSGGSGGSGSSETAHEGKNGGFLSCNEPVAIVWPPKFVIALTSKEKEEDFMAIKGSKLPQRPKKRAKLIQRTVNGRRKLEFPTETPGHPFWLVCPGSWLCDLTLERYEVREKKVSKKRPRGLKAMGNMESDSE, encoded by the exons ATGGAGAGGAACAATGGCCAATCCACCAATAATAGAAACGGGCCACTATTGTTGAGATCCGAGCCCAGGTCAACAACCTCTACGATGTCGTCCGAGTTCGTGCTGCAGTGGGGTAATAGGAAAAGGATGCGCTGCATGAAGGTCCAAACGAACAAGGACTCAAGCACCGGATCCGGTCGACCCATGACCCGGGTCAGTCGTCGGGTAATCAGATCGGATCTAAGCAAGGATCCGAATTGGCTTCAGCAGATAAATACAGAAAAGGGCAACGGGAATGTGTGTGTGAATCTCCGTCAACGTCCGCCGTCACCTTCTCATCGAATTTTGAG GAATTCAGAGAGTTGGACTGGTATGAGGGGACATAGCAATGGCGTGAAGGGATTGGCTTCACCGGATAGAAGTGGTGATAAGATCAAAGCTAGTTGCAGCACCAACCCCAACAATAAAAAGAATAGCAATAATAATGGTAATCAACAAAATGACCACCATCACCACCAGGGCAGTGGCGGAAGTGGTGGTTCTGGGTCATCGGAGACAGCCCATGAAGGGAAGAATGGTGGGTTTTTGTCATGTAATGAGCCTGTCGCCATAGTGTGGCCGCCCAAGTTTGTGATCGCCTTGACAAGTAAGGAAAAAGAAGAGGATTTCATGGCAATTAAAGGCTCCAAACTTCCTCAAAGGCCAAAGAAACGAGCCAAGTTAATTCAGCGCACAGTCAAT GGTAGGAGGAAGCTGGAA ttcccAACTGAGACGCCTGGTCACCCCTTCTGG TTGGTATGCCCAGGTTCATGGTTATGCGATCTAACCCTTGAACGATACGAGGTTCGAGAGAAGAAAGTTTCCAAGAAG AGACCAAGAGGCTTGAAGGCTATGGGCAACATGGAATCAGACTCGGAGTAA